One genomic segment of Dethiosulfovibrio salsuginis includes these proteins:
- a CDS encoding adenylosuccinate synthase — MKGKVEAIIGAQWGDEGKGRIVDSLGDRVEVFARYQGGANAGHTVIVNGEKHVFHLLPSGMLYSGKTCVIGNGVVIDPEQLLKELSDLQAGGKDRSRLVISGSAHVVMPYHKKLDQAQEASRPQGTKIGTTGRGIGPCYVDKYNRCGIRVEDLLDPQALREKLQSNLDEKNLLFTRIYDESPVSFDEVYRQAISWGEALAPYVDDVSLVIHRALEKGQTVLFEGAQGTLLDIDHGTYPMVTSSSPTSAGGCVGLGVAPQYISRVFGVVKAYLTRVGEGPFPTEDKGEMGQKLRDAGGEYGATTGRPRKCGWLDMVALKYAVRINGMTHMTLTKLDVLTGLDEIKVCVAYKVDGKETEDFSGNISFLEKVEPVYKVFPGWKEDISSARTFEDLPDAARNYVSYIEEETGVPAALIGVGPARDEMILRGI; from the coding sequence TTGAAGGGAAAAGTTGAAGCCATCATAGGTGCCCAGTGGGGCGACGAGGGCAAGGGAAGGATCGTCGACTCCCTTGGAGATAGAGTCGAGGTTTTCGCCCGGTATCAGGGAGGAGCCAACGCTGGCCATACGGTGATAGTGAACGGTGAAAAACACGTATTTCACCTTCTGCCGTCCGGGATGCTCTACTCCGGCAAGACCTGTGTTATAGGTAACGGTGTGGTTATAGATCCTGAGCAGCTTCTCAAAGAGCTGTCGGACCTCCAGGCGGGGGGGAAGGATCGTTCCCGTCTAGTCATAAGCGGTTCGGCCCACGTGGTTATGCCTTACCACAAAAAACTGGATCAGGCTCAGGAGGCCTCTAGGCCTCAGGGAACCAAGATAGGAACCACCGGCAGAGGCATCGGCCCATGTTACGTGGATAAGTATAACCGATGCGGCATAAGGGTGGAGGATCTTCTCGATCCCCAGGCCCTCAGGGAGAAGCTCCAGAGCAATCTGGACGAGAAAAACCTGCTGTTCACCAGGATCTACGACGAAAGCCCCGTCTCCTTCGACGAGGTCTACCGTCAGGCGATCTCCTGGGGAGAGGCCCTGGCTCCCTACGTCGACGACGTATCTTTGGTCATCCACAGGGCCCTCGAGAAGGGGCAGACAGTCCTTTTCGAGGGAGCCCAGGGAACCCTTCTGGATATAGATCACGGAACCTATCCGATGGTGACCAGCTCCAGCCCGACTTCCGCCGGAGGCTGTGTCGGACTAGGGGTGGCCCCTCAGTACATCAGCCGGGTCTTCGGGGTGGTCAAGGCCTATCTAACCAGAGTCGGTGAAGGGCCTTTCCCGACGGAGGACAAAGGCGAGATGGGACAGAAGCTCAGAGACGCCGGAGGCGAGTACGGAGCTACCACAGGACGGCCCAGAAAGTGTGGATGGCTCGATATGGTGGCCCTCAAGTACGCCGTAAGGATAAACGGCATGACCCACATGACCTTGACCAAGCTGGACGTTCTGACCGGTCTGGACGAGATAAAAGTCTGCGTAGCCTATAAGGTCGACGGCAAGGAGACCGAGGATTTCTCCGGCAATATCTCCTTTCTCGAGAAGGTGGAGCCGGTCTACAAGGTCTTTCCCGGCTGGAAGGAGGATATCTCCTCCGCCAGGACCTTCGAGGATCTTCCTGATGCGGCCAGAAACTACGTTTCCTACATAGAGGAGGAGACCGGTGTCCCGGCGGCCCTCATCGGTGTAGGTCCCGCCAGGGACGAGATGATCCTCAGAGGCATCTAA
- a CDS encoding GNAT family N-acetyltransferase, whose translation MILVDIDFCDEGRAREIAAIDLLSQPAPWPLEAILKDMRERQGEVVYLGAFYKSGMVGFVALEPRAEDLWVLQLSVDPERRRWGVGSQLIGAASVFADERGCSRIFLSVRASNRGALEFYRALGFRQREVLINYYSNGEDGIRMFLELW comes from the coding sequence GTGATACTGGTGGACATAGATTTCTGCGATGAGGGAAGGGCCAGAGAGATCGCGGCGATAGACCTTCTCTCCCAGCCCGCCCCCTGGCCTCTGGAGGCTATATTGAAGGACATGAGGGAACGACAGGGAGAGGTCGTGTATCTAGGGGCTTTCTATAAAAGTGGGATGGTCGGATTTGTCGCCTTAGAGCCTAGAGCAGAGGACCTGTGGGTATTGCAGCTCTCCGTGGATCCCGAAAGGCGCAGGTGGGGCGTCGGAAGTCAGCTTATAGGGGCGGCGTCGGTCTTCGCCGACGAGAGGGGATGTTCTCGGATATTCCTGTCCGTAAGGGCCTCTAACCGAGGGGCCTTGGAGTTCTACCGAGCCTTAGGGTTCAGGCAGAGAGAGGTTTTGATCAACTATTATTCAAACGGAGAGGATGGAATAAGGATGTTTTTAGAGCTTTGGTAG
- a CDS encoding proton-conducting transporter transmembrane domain-containing protein produces MEFLLLGSVALYFLSALGALCFGRRAPGGWIVPVSTVLSSAMVALPLISVLLRGTIVDIQVPWAIPVGSFHLRMDGLSGWFVLILSLISPAVAFYGRGYLRDRGETSGGSWMGFCLQILSGGIFMVLISYDGILFLLSWEIMSMAAFFLVMFDHHKEGSRRAGWVYLIATHLGTAFLFFMFFLLGGKTGSYDFSSFGGLAGVADLVFALAVIGFGAKAGFFGLHLWLPEAHPAAPSHGSAMMSGVMVKTGIYGVVRIMTMAEVWPQWWGWTLLILGVISGIGGVIHSVVQKDLKRLLAFCTVENIGIVLIGLGIGALGAGYDRSIGIIAVCGALLHCLNHSIFKAGLFMAAGSVIKATGTGDMNLLGGLYRTMPKSGLAFLPLCLSVCGLPPFNGFVGEFLIYKASYWTVVPQELSSVGLRIGGFVAISSLALIGGLAAMAFLKAYGTVFSGQPRSDLGYTEDPGPFMTLPMLSLAAFCLALGLCGSLSILLAGAVASSIHPIGLHQSSLMSVIRISKVYMNVAVLSIGLLAVVFGLYSLRARLQKGRSVSYGPVWGCGYSCPSPRMQYTGSSFSQPVLVAFSSFLRSHIGGSWPEGYFPGPSSFWTESTGVFQRYLYDPMFGTVMKVVQEIKKLHSGGTHLYVFYVFVALVAVLTWSLLW; encoded by the coding sequence GTGGAGTTTTTGCTGTTAGGATCTGTTGCCCTGTACTTTTTGTCCGCCTTAGGGGCTTTGTGCTTTGGGAGGCGGGCTCCTGGAGGTTGGATAGTGCCTGTTTCCACGGTTTTATCCTCCGCCATGGTCGCCTTGCCTCTGATATCGGTGCTCTTAAGAGGGACTATCGTCGATATTCAGGTTCCCTGGGCTATACCTGTAGGTTCCTTTCACCTCCGTATGGACGGCCTGTCCGGTTGGTTCGTCCTGATCCTCTCTCTGATATCGCCTGCTGTGGCCTTTTACGGCAGAGGATATCTGAGGGACAGAGGCGAGACCTCCGGCGGTTCCTGGATGGGCTTTTGCCTCCAGATCCTCTCCGGCGGTATTTTCATGGTGTTGATATCCTACGATGGGATTCTCTTCCTTCTCTCCTGGGAGATAATGTCTATGGCCGCGTTTTTCCTGGTCATGTTCGATCACCACAAAGAGGGTAGCAGGAGGGCCGGTTGGGTCTATCTTATCGCGACCCATCTAGGAACCGCCTTTTTGTTTTTTATGTTCTTCCTGCTCGGAGGGAAAACAGGCTCATACGATTTCAGCTCCTTCGGCGGTCTGGCCGGGGTTGCGGATTTGGTATTCGCCCTGGCGGTGATCGGATTTGGGGCTAAGGCCGGTTTCTTTGGCCTTCACCTCTGGCTTCCTGAGGCCCATCCTGCCGCTCCCTCTCATGGATCGGCGATGATGAGCGGCGTCATGGTAAAAACCGGCATATACGGCGTCGTCAGGATTATGACGATGGCCGAGGTCTGGCCTCAGTGGTGGGGCTGGACCCTGTTGATACTGGGTGTCATATCCGGCATAGGCGGGGTGATTCACTCGGTGGTGCAAAAGGATCTCAAAAGACTGTTGGCCTTCTGCACGGTGGAAAATATAGGTATAGTCCTGATAGGGCTTGGAATCGGGGCCCTTGGAGCGGGATACGACCGATCCATAGGTATCATAGCCGTCTGTGGAGCGTTGCTTCACTGCCTCAACCACTCTATATTCAAGGCCGGCCTCTTTATGGCGGCGGGATCGGTGATAAAGGCCACCGGCACAGGGGACATGAACCTCCTCGGAGGGCTCTACAGGACCATGCCTAAGTCGGGCCTTGCCTTTCTCCCTCTCTGTCTCTCCGTTTGCGGCCTCCCGCCTTTTAACGGTTTCGTCGGTGAGTTCCTGATATACAAGGCGTCCTACTGGACGGTGGTGCCTCAGGAGCTTTCATCAGTGGGCCTGAGGATAGGCGGCTTCGTCGCTATTTCCTCTTTGGCCCTCATAGGAGGGCTGGCCGCCATGGCCTTCCTGAAGGCCTATGGCACGGTTTTCTCCGGCCAGCCCCGGTCCGATCTGGGCTATACCGAGGATCCAGGGCCTTTCATGACCTTGCCTATGCTGTCTCTGGCGGCTTTCTGCCTCGCCCTTGGACTTTGCGGCTCCCTGTCCATCCTGCTGGCCGGGGCGGTGGCGTCGTCGATCCATCCTATCGGCCTACACCAAAGCAGCCTGATGTCGGTCATAAGGATATCCAAGGTGTATATGAACGTGGCGGTGCTCTCCATAGGGCTGCTAGCTGTGGTCTTTGGACTGTACAGCCTCAGGGCGAGGCTTCAGAAAGGCAGGTCGGTGTCGTACGGCCCTGTGTGGGGATGTGGCTATAGCTGTCCCTCCCCTAGGATGCAGTACACCGGTTCGTCTTTTTCCCAGCCTGTGTTGGTGGCTTTTAGCTCCTTTTTACGCTCCCATATCGGTGGGTCATGGCCGGAGGGCTATTTCCCCGGGCCCTCCAGCTTCTGGACCGAGAGCACAGGGGTTTTTCAGCGATATCTTTACGATCCTATGTTTGGGACGGTGATGAAGGTGGTTCAGGAAATTAAAAAGCTCCACAGCGGTGGAACCCACCTGTACGTGTTTTACGTCTTTGTGGCCCTGGTGGCCGTTCTCACCTGGAGCCTGCTATGGTAG
- a CDS encoding respiratory chain complex I subunit 1 family protein: protein MFFSILAVAMALVGAPFLRTVVNRTKAAMAGRQGPPLLLPYRSLLRLLSKGAVYGDGTTWVFRAGPVVSLATAFGALCLVPFAGRPSLIHFDGDVILMAYLLGVGRYFTVLAAMDTGSSFEGMGANREAFFSALTEPSLLLGVAGLGAITGSLSLSGIYGGIGGAAFLGANLPAMIFILASFVIVYLTENSRIPVDDPTTHLELTMIHEVMVLDHCGVDLAFIEYGGALKLWTMGLLITGLVYPGGSGSLFLDVALSLLCLLGLQVALGLVESSMARLKMGRIPQFLAVGFVMSTLWIMWVVR, encoded by the coding sequence TTGTTTTTTTCGATCCTGGCGGTGGCGATGGCCCTGGTGGGAGCTCCTTTTCTGAGGACCGTCGTAAACAGGACCAAGGCGGCGATGGCCGGAAGGCAGGGACCTCCTCTCCTCCTTCCCTATCGCTCTTTGCTCAGGCTTCTGTCCAAAGGGGCGGTGTACGGAGACGGCACTACCTGGGTCTTCAGGGCTGGCCCGGTGGTCTCCCTGGCTACGGCCTTTGGGGCCCTTTGTCTGGTTCCCTTTGCCGGTAGACCCTCGCTGATCCACTTCGACGGTGACGTAATCCTCATGGCTTATCTCCTGGGGGTGGGCCGATACTTCACCGTCTTGGCGGCTATGGACACAGGGTCCAGCTTTGAGGGCATGGGGGCCAACAGAGAGGCCTTTTTCTCCGCACTGACCGAGCCGTCGTTGCTCTTAGGGGTAGCGGGACTGGGTGCTATAACCGGATCTCTGTCTCTGAGCGGCATATACGGCGGTATAGGAGGGGCCGCTTTTCTGGGGGCCAACTTACCCGCTATGATCTTTATCCTGGCGTCTTTCGTCATCGTCTACCTCACCGAGAACTCCCGTATCCCTGTGGATGATCCCACTACTCACCTGGAGCTGACCATGATACACGAGGTGATGGTGCTGGACCACTGCGGCGTGGATCTGGCTTTCATAGAGTACGGTGGAGCTCTGAAGCTGTGGACCATGGGCCTTCTGATCACCGGTTTGGTCTATCCCGGAGGGAGCGGTTCTCTGTTTCTCGATGTGGCTCTGTCGCTGCTCTGTCTTTTGGGATTGCAGGTCGCTTTAGGGCTGGTGGAGTCCTCTATGGCTCGCCTTAAGATGGGCCGAATCCCCCAGTTTTTGGCGGTAGGCTTCGTTATGTCCACTCTGTGGATTATGTGGGTCGTGAGGTGA
- a CDS encoding proton-conducting transporter transmembrane domain-containing protein: MIWIIVLLPFISGLVSFVVPWSPIRRAMLVSVSFAHTIGVFSLWSKGYDLPVESWIAVDGLSLFFLLITSSLFFLGSFSTVAYLKGHRFPDSERPFSRESVFVASMLIFLATTTLVIVSHHTGVFWMAIEATTLATAPLIAYQRSPGALEAAWKYLLICSVGIAMALVGNTALAVSSLFPGGGHSIPMTFQGLAEQGIGLNPLWLKIAFAFILVGYGTKMGLAPMHTWLPDAHSEAPSPVSALLSGALCNCALLGIIRTGSILNGAGMGYYWRTLMIAFGVLSVIMSGCMVLKQSGFKRLLAYSTVEHMGILAIAVGVGAGTGGLFHALNHSLTKGSLFFVAGSVLSLYHTKAIASVSGLIRLAPVTGAIWIGGFMSICGLPPFGTFFSEMMILSSLGSQGRWLVMGILLLGLSMVFIGMWKAVISMVFGDVSPGLDVPSGRKIVWEDLPPMILCGTALALGIWTPAPLCRLIESAASAILGGI; encoded by the coding sequence ATGATCTGGATTATAGTGCTTTTGCCCTTTATCTCCGGGCTTGTGAGTTTCGTCGTTCCCTGGTCTCCTATCAGGAGAGCTATGTTGGTTTCGGTGTCCTTTGCCCATACGATAGGGGTGTTCTCCCTGTGGTCAAAAGGCTACGATCTTCCTGTGGAGAGCTGGATAGCCGTAGATGGGCTTTCGTTGTTTTTTCTGCTCATAACGTCGTCGCTGTTTTTTTTAGGCTCTTTCTCGACGGTGGCGTACCTCAAAGGCCATAGGTTCCCCGACTCGGAGAGGCCTTTTTCCAGGGAGTCGGTTTTCGTGGCCTCGATGCTCATTTTTCTGGCTACTACCACCCTGGTTATCGTCAGCCACCATACAGGGGTTTTCTGGATGGCCATAGAGGCCACTACCTTGGCTACCGCCCCTCTCATAGCCTATCAGAGGTCCCCTGGAGCTCTGGAGGCCGCCTGGAAGTATCTCCTGATCTGTTCCGTAGGGATCGCTATGGCTCTGGTGGGAAACACCGCCCTTGCGGTGTCATCCCTATTCCCCGGCGGTGGACACTCTATACCTATGACCTTCCAGGGCCTGGCGGAGCAGGGGATAGGGCTGAACCCTCTGTGGCTGAAGATAGCCTTCGCCTTTATCCTGGTGGGATACGGAACCAAAATGGGTCTCGCACCTATGCATACCTGGTTGCCCGACGCTCACAGCGAAGCTCCCTCTCCGGTATCGGCGTTGCTTTCCGGTGCTCTGTGTAACTGTGCGTTGCTGGGGATAATAAGGACGGGATCTATCTTAAATGGGGCCGGCATGGGCTATTACTGGAGAACCTTGATGATCGCCTTCGGGGTCCTCTCGGTGATCATGTCGGGGTGTATGGTTCTCAAACAATCGGGGTTTAAGCGGCTTCTTGCCTACTCTACCGTGGAGCATATGGGTATACTGGCTATAGCGGTAGGGGTTGGTGCCGGGACAGGAGGACTCTTTCACGCCCTTAACCATTCCCTAACTAAAGGCTCTCTGTTCTTCGTCGCCGGGTCGGTGCTGAGCCTGTACCACACCAAGGCTATCGCTTCCGTCTCGGGGCTGATCCGCCTTGCTCCGGTCACAGGGGCTATTTGGATAGGTGGTTTTATGTCCATATGCGGACTTCCTCCTTTTGGGACCTTCTTCAGCGAGATGATGATCCTATCGTCCTTAGGGTCTCAGGGAAGGTGGCTAGTCATGGGAATCCTCCTTCTAGGGCTCTCTATGGTATTTATCGGGATGTGGAAGGCGGTTATATCCATGGTGTTCGGCGACGTGTCCCCTGGTCTGGACGTTCCTTCCGGTCGAAAGATAGTCTGGGAGGACCTGCCTCCTATGATCCTCTGTGGGACGGCCCTCGCCCTGGGGATCTGGACTCCCGCTCCTCTTTGCCGTCTCATAGAGAGCGCCGCTTCGGCGATATTGGGAGGTATTTAG
- a CDS encoding hydrogenase large subunit, whose product MYCYSTRNMVAFPLSQVTVRPVEDFLDWVADGVVQGERLISLFYRKNRTLCAVLADDSKGSLSVAMGEVKGDSYRSLTPSCPQAHLFERDIAERGGPTPEGHPWLKPVRFPEGGALGSSVGKMDFFEVRGQEVHEVAVGPVHAGVIEPGHFRFQCHGEIVLNLEISLGYQHRGLERVFRGGRSVRQAIVAESVSGDCTAGHGGAYCGAIEALSSCEVEPKACAIRCIAQELERIACHIGDLGAMAGDVGYLPTSSFCGRIRGDVLNLTASLCGNRFSRGLFRPGGVLWDIDDTMVASLLERMAKIRSQARDAIGLLWKTPTVMARFENTGMLSPMDCESLGLVGPAARACGSLRDVRFSFPYWSYRPCPMKIAVEKGGDVLSRAKVRWMEIENSFDYVESLLSDLPDSAITSPVGDLKRSSMVISMTEGWRGEIVHVAVTDELGLVEDYRIVDPSFHNWTGLAMSMRNRAISDFPLCNKSFNLSYCGFDL is encoded by the coding sequence ATGTACTGTTATTCGACGAGAAACATGGTGGCTTTTCCTCTTTCCCAGGTGACCGTACGGCCTGTGGAGGACTTTCTGGATTGGGTCGCCGACGGAGTCGTACAGGGTGAGCGGTTGATCTCGCTCTTTTACCGCAAAAACAGGACCCTCTGTGCGGTTTTAGCCGACGACTCTAAAGGCTCCCTCTCGGTGGCTATGGGGGAGGTTAAAGGGGATTCTTATCGGTCTTTGACCCCCTCCTGTCCTCAGGCTCACCTGTTTGAGAGGGATATAGCCGAGAGGGGAGGCCCTACCCCTGAGGGCCATCCCTGGCTGAAGCCCGTCAGGTTTCCCGAAGGCGGAGCTCTAGGAAGCTCCGTAGGGAAGATGGACTTTTTCGAGGTTCGAGGTCAGGAGGTCCACGAGGTCGCCGTAGGGCCGGTTCACGCTGGGGTTATAGAGCCAGGGCACTTTAGGTTTCAGTGTCACGGCGAGATAGTCCTCAACCTGGAGATATCCCTCGGTTACCAGCACAGAGGTCTGGAGAGGGTTTTTAGAGGGGGCAGATCGGTAAGGCAGGCTATAGTGGCCGAGTCGGTGTCGGGAGACTGCACCGCCGGTCACGGTGGTGCCTACTGCGGGGCCATAGAGGCCCTGTCGTCCTGTGAGGTGGAGCCTAAAGCCTGCGCCATAAGGTGTATAGCCCAGGAGCTGGAGAGAATAGCCTGCCATATAGGAGACCTAGGGGCCATGGCCGGCGACGTAGGCTATCTCCCTACATCTTCGTTTTGCGGCAGGATCAGGGGAGATGTTCTAAACCTCACCGCCTCGCTGTGTGGAAACCGTTTTTCCAGAGGGCTTTTCCGTCCAGGAGGGGTCCTGTGGGATATAGACGATACCATGGTCGCCTCGCTGCTTGAGCGAATGGCCAAAATTCGCTCCCAGGCCAGGGACGCCATAGGCCTTCTGTGGAAGACCCCTACCGTTATGGCCCGGTTCGAGAACACCGGAATGCTCTCCCCAATGGACTGCGAGTCCCTAGGGCTGGTCGGCCCGGCGGCCAGAGCCTGCGGATCCCTCCGGGACGTCCGGTTTTCGTTCCCCTACTGGTCCTATCGGCCCTGTCCTATGAAAATAGCGGTGGAAAAAGGAGGCGACGTCCTGTCTCGGGCCAAGGTTCGGTGGATGGAGATAGAGAACTCCTTCGACTACGTCGAATCGCTGCTGTCCGACCTGCCCGACTCGGCTATTACGTCCCCTGTAGGGGATTTGAAGCGGTCCTCTATGGTTATCTCCATGACCGAGGGATGGAGAGGGGAGATAGTTCACGTCGCCGTCACCGACGAGCTTGGTCTGGTGGAGGACTATCGGATAGTGGACCCCAGTTTTCACAACTGGACGGGTCTGGCCATGTCCATGAGAAACAGGGCGATCTCCGACTTTCCCCTGTGCAACAAGAGCTTCAACCTATCCTACTGCGGTTTCGACCTTTAG